A genomic region of Nostoc sp. UHCC 0702 contains the following coding sequences:
- a CDS encoding BrnA antitoxin family protein, producing the protein MEDEDIDYSDIPPLTEEFFERATLRIPAPQAQRLVEIDSDVLNWFQAQGGEYRALINSVLRRYIESGGEQSAV; encoded by the coding sequence ATGGAAGATGAGGACATTGATTACTCTGACATTCCGCCATTAACGGAAGAGTTTTTTGAAAGGGCTACTTTGAGAATTCCAGCGCCTCAAGCACAGCGATTAGTTGAGATTGATTCTGATGTTCTCAACTGGTTCCAAGCTCAAGGCGGAGAATATAGAGCTTTAATTAACTCAGTCTTGCGTCGCTACATAGAAAGCGGTGGTGAGCAGTCAGCAGTATAA
- a CDS encoding alpha/beta hydrolase, translating into MTVPKLQIATQLWLQLLLLVGIVVAIAYLAICLFLFIQQPRFIFYPSRVIEKTPELFNLPYEEVYLPVPAKSGKVEYIHGWWIQNNQPDAKVLLYLHGNAINVGANIHHANRFYQLGFSVLLIDYRGYGRAQGGFPNEMRVYQDAMTAWNFLVEQQQISPSRIFLYGHSLGGAIAIDLAVKLNEAAGLIVESSFTSIRELIAYRNVFRIFPIDLLLTQRFESIKKVGKLKMPVLFIHGTADSAIPSFMSEKLYAAASEPKTLFLVPDAEHNNTATVGDVEYLQKVKAFVKQAHARRLLTTSE; encoded by the coding sequence ATGACAGTACCCAAACTGCAAATAGCAACGCAATTATGGTTACAACTGCTACTTTTGGTAGGGATAGTTGTAGCGATCGCTTACTTGGCGATTTGTCTATTTCTTTTTATTCAGCAACCTCGGTTTATCTTCTATCCCTCCCGTGTCATTGAAAAGACACCAGAGTTGTTCAATCTCCCATACGAAGAGGTTTACCTGCCTGTGCCGGCCAAATCAGGTAAAGTGGAGTACATTCACGGTTGGTGGATACAGAACAACCAACCCGATGCCAAAGTGTTGTTGTATCTGCACGGAAACGCTATTAATGTTGGCGCAAATATACATCATGCTAACCGGTTTTATCAACTAGGATTTTCGGTCTTATTGATTGATTATCGCGGTTATGGTCGCGCTCAGGGCGGATTTCCTAATGAAATGCGCGTTTATCAAGATGCGATGACAGCTTGGAACTTCTTGGTAGAACAGCAACAGATTTCACCCAGCCGGATTTTTCTTTATGGACATTCTCTCGGAGGCGCGATCGCTATTGATTTAGCTGTCAAACTGAATGAAGCAGCCGGTTTGATTGTAGAAAGTTCTTTTACTTCGATTCGCGAGTTAATAGCTTACCGCAACGTGTTTCGGATATTTCCTATCGATTTATTGCTGACACAGCGGTTTGAGTCTATTAAAAAAGTAGGAAAGTTGAAGATGCCAGTTTTATTCATTCACGGTACTGCTGATTCTGCCATACCGTCTTTTATGAGCGAAAAACTTTATGCTGCGGCTTCGGAACCAAAAACCCTGTTTTTAGTTCCAGATGCAGAACATAACAATACAGCTACGGTTGGTGATGTAGAATATCTGCAAAAGGTGAAGGCTTTCGTCAAACAAGCACATGCTCGGAGGTTGCTTACTACTTCAGAGTAA
- a CDS encoding helix-turn-helix domain-containing protein, producing MKLLNEAQVEQLKEISKYLLQVRQEKSIRLEEVAAKTHIRLAFLKALEAGQFEELPEPVYVQGFIRRYADVLGLDGTALANTFTINIIPLYTNSSTNNDSKKLDIKPNIHIPLFVPYIVLLVFACIGLIYVLNPKLIVESLAKQQNRVSLSKQKTAPSPVLSSPTVPSVVQQPNSAPTPKQETVPSPAPSQSTVNQNVEVTLELQDRSWVRVKLDGKTEFEGDLKKGERRTWTAKKQLAVRSGNAGAVLISVNKQPATPLGEQGTVKEVTFTPQVSGQ from the coding sequence GTGAAGCTTTTAAATGAAGCTCAAGTTGAGCAACTAAAGGAAATAAGTAAATATTTACTACAAGTAAGACAAGAGAAATCTATACGTCTAGAAGAAGTAGCTGCTAAAACACATATTCGACTAGCTTTCTTAAAAGCTTTAGAAGCAGGGCAATTTGAAGAATTACCTGAGCCTGTTTACGTTCAAGGGTTCATCCGTCGCTACGCAGATGTTTTAGGGCTGGATGGTACTGCTTTAGCAAACACTTTTACAATTAATATTATTCCTTTATATACCAATAGCAGTACTAACAATGATAGTAAAAAGTTAGACATTAAACCAAATATACACATACCTCTTTTCGTACCCTACATTGTATTACTAGTGTTTGCTTGTATCGGGCTGATCTATGTACTCAATCCTAAATTGATAGTCGAATCGCTCGCTAAGCAACAGAATCGAGTGTCTCTTTCCAAACAAAAAACAGCACCATCACCTGTACTTTCATCACCTACAGTCCCATCCGTGGTGCAGCAACCAAACTCAGCACCTACTCCCAAACAAGAAACAGTACCATCACCTGCACCTTCTCAAAGCACAGTCAATCAGAATGTTGAAGTCACTTTAGAACTTCAAGATAGATCATGGGTAAGAGTGAAACTGGATGGTAAAACTGAATTCGAGGGAGACTTAAAAAAAGGAGAACGAAGAACTTGGACAGCAAAAAAACAGTTGGCTGTGCGTTCTGGTAATGCAGGTGCTGTTTTGATTAGTGTTAACAAGCAACCAGCAACACCTTTAGGGGAGCAAGGTACTGTTAAAGAAGTTACATTTACTCCGCAAGTCAGTGGTCAGTAG
- the gatA gene encoding Asp-tRNA(Asn)/Glu-tRNA(Gln) amidotransferase subunit GatA, giving the protein MASIRELHEQLTKKERSAVEITQEALDRIQALEPKLHSFLHVTAQQALEQARAVDAKIAAKEEIGLLAGIPIGIKDNLCTKGIPTTCASRILENFVPPYESTVTQKLIDAGTVTVGKTNLDEFAMGGSTENSAYQVTANPWDLSRVPGGSSGGSAAAVAAQECVVSIGSDTGGSIRQPASFCGVVGIKPTYGLVSRYGLVAFASSLDQIGPFGRTVEDVAILLGAIAGYDPKDSTSLKVKIPDYATSLRPDFKARGKLRIGIIKETFGEGLDSVVEQAVTKAIDQLQSLGAEIHIISCPNFRYGVPSYYIIAPSEASANLARYDGVKYGYRAPGADNLLSMYNRTRADGFGAEVKRRIMIGTYALSAGYYDAYYLKAQKVRTLIKQDFERAFKKVDVLACPTVPTTAFKAGEKNTDPLSMYLLDLMTIPVNLAGLPGISVPCGFDNNGLPIGLQLIGKVLREDQLLQIAYTYEQSTSWHLRQPQLP; this is encoded by the coding sequence ATGGCATCCATCCGCGAGTTGCACGAACAGCTAACCAAAAAAGAACGTTCTGCCGTTGAGATTACACAAGAAGCTTTAGACCGCATTCAAGCGTTAGAGCCAAAATTACACAGTTTCTTGCATGTGACAGCCCAACAGGCGTTAGAACAGGCTCGTGCTGTGGATGCAAAAATCGCTGCGAAAGAAGAAATTGGGCTACTAGCAGGTATTCCCATTGGCATTAAAGACAATCTGTGTACCAAAGGAATTCCTACCACTTGCGCCTCCCGGATTTTAGAAAATTTTGTGCCGCCTTATGAATCCACAGTGACACAAAAACTAATAGATGCGGGGACGGTGACGGTAGGCAAAACTAATTTAGATGAGTTTGCAATGGGTGGTTCCACAGAAAACTCTGCTTACCAAGTTACAGCAAATCCGTGGGATTTATCACGAGTTCCGGGTGGTTCTTCTGGAGGTTCCGCTGCTGCGGTGGCGGCGCAAGAATGCGTAGTTTCCATTGGTTCAGACACTGGCGGTTCCATTAGACAACCTGCATCTTTTTGTGGAGTTGTGGGCATAAAACCGACTTATGGATTAGTTTCACGTTACGGCTTAGTGGCTTTCGCTTCATCTTTGGATCAAATTGGGCCATTTGGACGCACAGTAGAAGATGTGGCAATATTATTAGGTGCGATCGCAGGTTACGACCCCAAAGACTCCACTAGCCTCAAAGTTAAAATTCCCGACTACGCCACCAGTTTAAGACCAGACTTCAAAGCCAGAGGTAAGTTGCGAATTGGGATTATCAAAGAGACTTTTGGTGAAGGTTTGGACTCTGTTGTAGAACAAGCTGTTACCAAAGCAATTGATCAATTACAAAGTTTGGGAGCCGAAATTCATATAATTTCCTGTCCCAATTTCCGTTACGGCGTACCTAGCTACTACATCATTGCTCCTTCAGAAGCATCAGCCAACTTAGCTCGTTACGATGGCGTTAAGTATGGTTATCGCGCTCCTGGTGCAGACAATTTACTGTCAATGTACAATCGTACCCGTGCCGATGGTTTTGGTGCAGAAGTAAAACGCCGGATTATGATCGGCACCTATGCCCTTTCTGCGGGCTATTATGATGCCTACTACCTGAAAGCCCAAAAAGTCCGCACCTTGATTAAACAAGATTTTGAAAGAGCTTTTAAGAAAGTTGATGTTTTAGCCTGTCCTACTGTTCCCACCACAGCTTTTAAAGCAGGAGAAAAAAATACTGACCCGTTGAGTATGTACTTACTTGACTTGATGACGATTCCTGTAAATCTTGCTGGTTTACCAGGTATAAGTGTACCCTGTGGTTTTGACAACAATGGTCTACCAATTGGATTACAGTTAATTGGCAAAGTGCTACGAGAAGACCAACTACTTCAGATAGCTTACACCTACGAGCAATCCACCAGTTGGCATTTGCGTCAGCCACAACTCCCTTAG
- a CDS encoding trans-splicing intein-formed DNA polymerase III subunit alpha C-terminal partner DnaE-C, protein MVKIISRQYIGTENVYDIGVELDHNFVLKNGLVASNCFNKSHSTAYGYVTYQTAYLKANYPLEYMAALLTANSGDTDKVQKYINNCMNMGIQIEPPNINRSGLDFTPVADKILFGFSAVRNVGQNAIACILSARNEGGEFKSLANFCDRVDLRAVNRRTLESLISCGAFDKLESNRHQLIKDLELVYEWAQSRAKDRATGQGNLFDLLGGFSNTNNKTKNDTYDSAPKAQPVPDFPAQDKLRMEKELLGLYVSDHPLKSLNPTAKLLTPINLSQLSEQREDTKLCAVVMLNFVKKVMTKKGDTMAILQIEDLTSQSEAVVFPKTYERISFLLQVDTRLIIWGKVDRRDDQTQLIVEDVEPVETVQMVMVELNPQQTSSEDMYRLKTILQEHSGDKEKAKMPVIGIVQSENSRKLVRLGWQFCVQDSRITVQALQNANFNAHLKPLINVNLTN, encoded by the coding sequence ATGGTTAAAATAATTTCTCGCCAATATATAGGCACAGAAAATGTTTATGACATTGGGGTTGAGCTTGACCATAATTTTGTTCTCAAAAATGGTTTAGTAGCTTCTAATTGTTTCAATAAATCCCATTCAACTGCCTATGGTTATGTTACTTATCAAACTGCATATTTAAAAGCTAATTATCCATTAGAGTATATGGCGGCACTGTTGACGGCTAACAGTGGCGACACAGACAAAGTGCAGAAATATATTAACAACTGCATGAATATGGGTATTCAAATAGAACCGCCAAATATTAATCGTTCTGGTCTAGATTTTACCCCTGTGGCAGACAAGATTTTGTTTGGATTTTCAGCAGTGCGGAATGTGGGACAGAATGCGATCGCCTGTATTTTGTCAGCGAGAAATGAAGGAGGGGAGTTTAAATCACTTGCTAATTTTTGCGATCGTGTTGATCTGCGTGCTGTTAACCGCCGGACTTTAGAGTCTTTAATTTCTTGTGGAGCTTTCGACAAACTCGAATCTAATCGCCATCAGTTAATCAAAGACCTCGAACTAGTCTATGAATGGGCGCAATCTCGCGCGAAAGATAGAGCAACTGGCCAGGGAAACCTGTTTGATTTATTAGGCGGATTTTCTAATACTAATAATAAAACAAAAAATGATACTTATGATTCTGCTCCCAAAGCTCAGCCTGTACCTGATTTTCCTGCACAAGACAAGTTGCGGATGGAAAAAGAATTGTTGGGGTTGTATGTATCAGACCATCCGCTAAAATCATTAAATCCAACAGCAAAACTTTTAACCCCGATTAACCTTTCACAACTTAGTGAACAAAGGGAAGACACTAAGCTTTGTGCAGTTGTCATGCTGAATTTTGTGAAAAAAGTGATGACCAAAAAAGGTGACACGATGGCGATTTTGCAAATTGAAGATTTAACTTCACAATCGGAAGCAGTGGTATTTCCTAAAACTTATGAACGGATAAGTTTTCTACTTCAGGTTGATACCAGATTGATTATTTGGGGAAAAGTAGACCGACGAGACGATCAAACTCAATTGATAGTTGAAGATGTAGAACCAGTGGAAACAGTACAAATGGTGATGGTGGAACTTAATCCCCAACAAACATCTTCTGAAGACATGTATCGCTTAAAAACCATTTTGCAAGAACATTCAGGGGACAAAGAAAAAGCTAAAATGCCAGTGATTGGGATTGTACAATCTGAAAATTCCCGAAAATTGGTTCGTTTAGGTTGGCAATTTTGCGTGCAAGATTCTCGAATAACTGTTCAAGCCCTGCAAAACGCCAATTTTAATGCTCATTTGAAACCCTTGATTAACGTGAATTTGACAAACTAA